Sequence from the Catenuloplanes indicus genome:
CTTCAGGCCCCACGCGTCGCCAGGGGCGCCCGCGACGCCGCCCAGCAGTACACACCGGCCCAGCTGACCGAGGCGTTCGCCGAGGTCGGGCCGCGTGCGCTGACCGCCGCCCGCGCGCTCGGCCCGGTCGTCGTCGACTACTTCGGCATAGCCCGCCTCACGCTGACCGAGGCCGCCGGCATCGGCATCGTCGAGTCCACGGTCCACCTGCTCGACCTGCAGCGCGCTCTCGGCCGGGAGCCGGCCGTGCCGCCGTCCGGCCTGGCCCAGACCGCGGAGATCCTGGCCGCGATCCCGTCCCCGATCGCCTTCATCGAGGCCGCCACCGGCCGCGCCACCGGCCCCCTCTTCCCTCTCGTCTCCTGACCGCCCGGCCGTCCCTCGTCGATCCCTCCTATCGGGGATGGCCGGCCGCGGCCAGCGCGGCCGGTATCGCCGCCTCGATGGCCCGGATGCCGGGCGCGGACGATATTCCGCTCGTGGTCGTCGAGGTCGGAATGATTCTCTCGCTGAGCCGGGTCTTCCGGATAACGCTTACCGAAGCCGGCGCTAAATCGATTCTCGGCGGATTCGTCGGGACCGACGTCGGGCGCGGCGTCTTCCAGTTCCTCGGCGGCTGGATACCCGGCGCGGGGAACGCGTTGAATGCGTTCACCGCCGCCGGAGTGGTGGAGGCCATCGGCTGCGCGGTCGCTGCGGACTTCAGCCACCGCCCCGAGCCGCCCTCCCTGGGGTGATCCCGGGTCCGTGACGGCTAGCGGACGCGGCGGTAGAAGGCGATCGTGGCGCCGTGGACGGTGAGGAGGGTCTCGCGACGGAAGTGGGTGCGCAGGACCGGGGCGGCGCGCGGCTTGTGGATCAGGGGGTCCTCGGGGCCGGTGGAGGCGACCACGAACCAGACCCGGGTGAAGCCGCGCAGGTGGGTGGCGACGTCCGTGTGCTCGACCGCGGTCAGCCGGCCAGCCTGGCCGGCGGTGCGGGCGAGCAGCACGTCGGCCGGGCGGGCCGGGTCGCCGAGGTAGTAGTAGTCGACGCCGGCCCGCAGCGCGCGGTTGTTGTCCTGGTAGAGGATGGCGTCGCCGGGGCGGTCGTGGGCGGCGATCATGCGGGTGAGCGCGCGGTAGTCGGCGCCGTTCTTGGCAAGGTCGCCGCGCTGCTGCCGGTGCTCCGGCCAGGCGGCGGCGAACAGCACCGCGAGCGTCACCGCGACCGGCAGCCACGTGCGCACACGCGGCCGGATGCGCCCGGGACGCCATCGGGGAAGCCGTGACCGTTCAGTCGCGCGGGTGTTCGCGCTCACGTGATCCGGCCGGTCCGGCGACGGCCGGGACGTGCACACGATCGCGGCCGCCAGCAGAGCCAGCGGAGGCAGCACGACCAGCAGGTAGCGGGGGACCCAGAGCGGCCCCACGACCAGCGAGTACGCGGCCAGTGCCACCATCGGTGCGGCGCACAGCGCGACCGGCTCGATGAACCGGGACCGCCAGGTGAACGCGAGCACCAGGCCGATCAGCAGCCACGCGGCCGCGGCGGAGCCGACGATCTCGGCGGGGGAGCGGCGCAGCGTCGCCGTCGAGAGCGGCTTGATCCAGGCGACCTGGCCGCTCTGCTGGTCGGCGCCGAGCAGCACCAGCGGCGCCAGCAGCACCAGCACCACGGCCGCCGTGACCGCCCACGCCCGGAGCAGGCGGCGGTCGCGGCGCAGCACGATGACCGCGTGCGCGGCCAGCACGGACACGCCGACGATGTGGCTGAGGCCCAGGCACAGGACCGAGACGGCGTACCCGGTCCACCGCCGGCGTGCCGGGCGGCGCAGCGCCAGATGCAGCAGCAGCA
This genomic interval carries:
- a CDS encoding glycosyltransferase family 39 protein, whose protein sequence is MLLLVTALISITGPGFSWDEVATADIARRTPAEIWALMRHVDGVLGPYYLLMHVWTGLAGTSEAVLRLPQVIAMALAAGLTGELGRRLFTPLTGLTAGLLLVIMPNSYRYAAEARPYAFSVLFSVLSLLLLHLALRRPARRRWTGYAVSVLCLGLSHIVGVSVLAAHAVIVLRRDRRLLRAWAVTAAVVLVLLAPLVLLGADQQSGQVAWIKPLSTATLRRSPAEIVGSAAAAWLLIGLVLAFTWRSRFIEPVALCAAPMVALAAYSLVVGPLWVPRYLLVVLPPLALLAAAIVCTSRPSPDRPDHVSANTRATERSRLPRWRPGRIRPRVRTWLPVAVTLAVLFAAAWPEHRQQRGDLAKNGADYRALTRMIAAHDRPGDAILYQDNNRALRAGVDYYYLGDPARPADVLLARTAGQAGRLTAVEHTDVATHLRGFTRVWFVVASTGPEDPLIHKPRAAPVLRTHFRRETLLTVHGATIAFYRRVR
- a CDS encoding maleylpyruvate isomerase family mycothiol-dependent enzyme, coding for MSSAEQLLEARLTALGELWAVWAAHGHDLDAARWTRPTRLQGWDVKALFAHLAAWPHGFAQMLGLVRADEPTHPSATALLRDLNRPGGLAALQAPRVARGARDAAQQYTPAQLTEAFAEVGPRALTAARALGPVVVDYFGIARLTLTEAAGIGIVESTVHLLDLQRALGREPAVPPSGLAQTAEILAAIPSPIAFIEAATGRATGPLFPLVS